TCTGATTCGCCTTCCGGTGAGCGTCGACAAGACAACGCACATTGAAGTTCGAAGCACATTGATGTGCGACAGAGTAAGAGAAGCCAGTTTCGAATGCTCTACAACCAAATAGGTTGAGGTAAATTATGGCGAAGTTTGACATCAAGAAGTCTGCGATCAATCACGTCGAGAAAGTCGTTTTCGGGATTGTGGTGGTTGTCGTTTTGATGGGATTGATCGGAACCCAGTGGAGTCCATATCAGGGAACTCCGGGGGAAATCCTTCAACGTGTCAACACTGGCGAAGTGAATCTTGCCGGTAATCGATGGCCGGAAGAGGAGCGAGAGAAGTTTCAGGATACTGAAACGGATCCGGTTGTTGATGGGACACTCTACGCCAGCGTCGATCCCCGACCTTGGGAGCTGAGCGAACGAATGTTCAAACTGGCTGAAGGGCAGGATGAACCTGTTCGCGAACCAGAACTCGATGCTCCAGAGTCACTCATCGCAACATCGAGCCGAGTCTTTCTCAGAATGGCTGATGAGCCAGAGAGTCTCTCGGAAGAAGAAGAACTTGCTTCACTGTCCACTGAAGAAGAGCCTGAAGACAGCATCTTCGGTGACGAACTTGCCGAACGACCTGCCGGAGCTGGTGGGTTAGGAGGCGGATATCCAGGTGGATACGACAGTGGTCAGGCTCAAGGCTATGGAGATCTTGCCATCGAACTGGGCTACAACGGCGGGTACGACGGCGATTACGACTCAAGTTACGGATCATCCTATCCGGGCGGATACGGCGGAGGAGGTTACGGCGGTCCTGGTGGTCCCGGTATGAGTGGCCCGAGTCTGCCAAAACAAAACGGACAGGGCTATCACTTTGTCGCAGTCCGAGCAGTCTTTCCTCTTTGGGATCAGATCAAGAAGTTCGCAGAAGCGACCAACACGTCAACACGAATGGCGGCCGCTCTGTTCCAGATTGTTGACTTCGAACTCGAACGTCAAATGCTTCAGCCCGATGGAAAAACCTGGGGGCCTTGGGAACCGGTCGACATCAATGTTGCTTTCGATGTCTTGGATAACGTTGCTGGTTTCGAACCCGATGTCGTCAACAGTGTGATTACCAACAGCGTGATCACGATGCCGCTTCCAATGCGTATCTCTGGAGCTTGGATTAATACAGCCACACACGAACGAATTAAGAACTTCGTGTTGAGCAAAGACGAGATGGAAATCGAACTGAAAATGAACGAGGCGTTGCTCAAAAAGCTCGCTGATTCAAAGAAGCAAATCGTGGAAACACGTGTCAAACGAGGAGGCTTCAATGACTTCCAGTTTGATTCCGGAGAGATGCAAAGCCAGTTGATGGGATATGGCAACCCATACGGTGGTGGAGGTTATGGGGGCGGATACGGCGGAAGTGGATATGGTGGCGGCTACGACGGCGGCGGCTATGACGGAGGTGGATATCCAGGCGGATACGGCGGAAGCAGCTTCGGAGGAAGCGGTCGACGCGGAAGAGGCCGCAACAAGTCAACCGAAACCAATCCGACAATGCAGACCCTCGTCGATGAGATCGCTGAAGGTGCTGAAGACGAAACGGCTACCAAGAAGAAGATTGAAGAGTGGATCAATGGTCGACTGTCCGCAGTTGGTCAGCTGTTGTTGTTCCGTTATTTCGATTTCAGCGTTGAGCCTGGACGGTCGTATCAGTACCGAGTCCGGTTTGTCCTTGAGAACCCGAACTTCGGAAAGCGAATTGCAGACGCAGGTGGACTGCAACACGTCGTCGAAGGGGAAACCCGTACGACTGACTGGAGTAACGTGACGGACCCAGTGCGAGTGGATGACGAGTTGATGTTCTTCCTCACAGAAGTCAGCAGCCCACGCAGTACTCGCGTTCTGCCAACTGCAAAAGTTGACGTTTACCAGTGGGATACCGAGTACGGAACCATGGTGAACCAGAAGATCGAAGTGCATCCGGGGCAGGATCTCGCAGGCACAGCCGATGCAGAAGTGATCGACCTTGGTGAGCAGACGATGGAGCAAGAGAAGTACACGTTCACAGCGGATACTTACTTGGTGGATGCTATCGAAGATTTGCGGATCGATTCCGACTTCCACTCTGGAGAATTGGTCGAAGCTTCTCTGCAGCTGAAACTGCCTCGTGGATATAGCGATCGGTTCCGTAACGACGGTCAGATCCTCGTCAAGAATCGCGACGGGATGCTTGAACGTCACGACGAGTCAGAGCAGGCCAGCAAGCGTGAGTACATGCAGAAGTACATGGAAGAACAGAAGAAGGTTTACTCTTACCTTGATCGTTCTGCGTTAGCTTCAAGTCCTTACGCCGGTGGTTATGGTGGCTACGGAGGAGAAGGCGACTACGACGGAGGATACGGTTCCGGCATGGGAATGTACGGAGAAATCGGAGCGACTGGCCGTCGTGATCGAAGCGTATTGAGAAAGCGTCGATCCGGAAGTTCCGGCAGCCGTTCACGCGGTACGGGCGGTACGTCCGGCTATCCAGGTGGACGATAAGGTTCGCGTCTTGTCGGTTTGAGCGAACTCGGAATAGAGTTCATCGAAAAGCAAGACGTATCGCAACTACTGATCAGTTTAAGGCCCGAGGGGAGTTCATCCTCTCGGGCCTTTTTCGTGAAGAGGAACACGCGACCGGGATTGTTCTCGAGTCGACCACGGTCTTCGTTGTCAAGTGTTATGCCCTGCTTGCTGGCTCGACTCAGAACGATTAGAAACTGTTCAGGTATGGCTGACGAATTCGTATTGGGTGTGACCAGAAGAATCGCATGTTTTCGTCTCGTCACATCGACTGATCACTCGATTGCGAGGGCGAAAGTCGCTCACAATCAAAAACGACCAGACTGCAGAGTTGATGATCTGTTCTTGAACGAAGGCAACTCGAATGAGAGGCAATAGCACAGTGAACATTCCAACGAGTCTTTTGCTACTCGTGATCTTTTCTGGAGTTTCCAGCCTCGATGCTGGCCAGGTGTTGACGATAGCAGGTACGGGAAAGACCGGGCATTCCGGAGATGGCGGTCCCGCAGCTCAGGCACAAGTCGGCAATCCCTTTGGCGTTGAGATCGGACCTGACGGAGCGTTGTATGTTTGCGAAGTTGATACGCACGTCGTGCGTCGGATCGACCCTTCCAGCGGAAAAATCACGACTGTCGCTGGCACAGGCAAGAAGGGTTACTCGGGAGATGGAGGATTGGCGACCGAGGCAGAGCTCAATGAACCGTATGAAATCCGTTTTGATTCCAAAGGGGATATGTATTTTGTTGAGATGCAAAACGCTGTTGTCCGAAAAGTCGATCAGCGCACCGCAGTGATTTCGACAGTTGCTGGAACCGGGAAGACGGGATTCTCAGGCGATGGCGGGCAAGCCGTTCAAGCTGAGATGAATCGTCCGCACTCGATCACTTTTGATGATCAGGACAAACTCTATATCTGCGATATCGGAAATCATCGCATTCGGATTGTCGATCTGGAAACCGGCGTCATCGAAACGTTCTCAGGCAACGGGATGAAGCAACCCACTCCGGACGGAAAGCACGTTTCCAATCTTCCTCTCAATGGACCACGTGCTCTTGATTTCGATGGAAAACAGAGCCTCTATCTGGCTTTGAGAGAAGGAAACGCCCTCTATCGGATCGATCTGAAGTCGATGAAGATTCATCACCTCGCAGGGACCGGACAGAAAGGGTATTCGGATTCTTCTTCAGCCAAGGAAGCGAAGTTGTCGGGCCCAAAAGGAGTGGCTGTCAGCCCGGAAGGAGATCTCTTTTTCGCCGACACCGAAAGTCACACGATTCGTGTTTATCGACAAGCGACGGGTCGCGTCGAAACTGTCGTGGGTGATGGAATGAAAGGTGATGGACCGGATGGAGTTCCAAGCCATTGCCGACTCGCCCGCCCGCACGGGATCTGTCTTGCAGAAGATGGAAGCATCTACATCGGCGACAGCGAGAATCATCGAGTCAGGAAGTGGATGAAAACAGAACTGGAATCAGCCCCGTGAATTCATCGCCGGACTCAACCGATTCAGACAACGCTCCTCAGTATCTGAAAGATTCGCGACAGAAGCAGTTTCTATCGGTCTTCAGCCGGGATGAAGCGAAGGAGCGGTTTACCAGCTATCTCAATTTAAAACCGCTCGGGAGTGAGTCTGTCAGTCTCGGTGAATCTCGCGGACGCATTCTCGCGAGCGATATCATTTCTCCGATCGATGTTCCAGGATTCGATCGATCTAACGTCGACGGGTTTGCCCTTCAATCGATTGATACAGCCAGTGCTCAGGAGGAGGACCCAGCGAGCCTTGTGATCAATGGAGAGTCCCTGCTACCGGGAAAGTCTCCGACCATCGTGGTCCGTCCGCAGACTGCGACACCGATTTCGACAGGCGGAATTGTTCCGCGAGGTGCAGACGCTGTTGTCATGATCGAAGACACGGATGTCGTGGATTCAGAATCTCCGCCGCGAATAGCTGTGACGCGTTCGGTGCCGCCGGGGAATATGATTTCGTTCGCTGGCAGCGACATCGCAAAAGGAGAAACGGTTCTCTGGGCAGGAACACCGATCACTTCGCGAGAAATCGGGGTGATGGCCTCGCTGGGACTGGAACAGGTTGCAGTTCGTCGTCGACCTCAGGTTGCCATCATCTCGACTGGTGATGAAGTTGTTGAGCCGGGGCAGCCGCTCCTATTGGGATCGGTTTACGATTCGAACGCTGCAATTCTCTCGGCTGCTGTTCAGGAGTGCGGAGGCGAACCAATTCTGCTCGGCCGTGTTCGTGACGATCAAGAGTTGCTGCGCGAGATTGTGAAACAGGGGCTTCAATACGATCTGGTTTTACTCTCAGGGGGAACATCAAAAGGGGCTGGCGATCTTTCGTATCAAGTTGTTCGAGAATTGCAGAACCCCGGAATCGTGGCTCATGGAGTCGCTTTGAAACCGGGGAAACCAATCTGTCTGGCTGTGACCAACGGAAAGCCAGTCGTGATTCTTCCCGGTTTTCCAACTTCAGCAATTTTCACATTTCATGAGTTCGTCGCGCCGGTCATTCGGCAGTTCGCAGGCATTCCAGAAACCGCTGCCCGCAAAGTTCGGGCTCAACTGCCTGCACGAGTTCATTCAGACAAAGGTCGAACAGAGTACGTCCTTGTCCGGCTCTTCGGTGATGCCGAGAGACGGTTAGCCTTTCCGATGGGCAAAGGGTCGGGTTCGGTCACGACGTTTTCCATGGCAGATGGGTTCGTCGTTATTCCTCAACACGTCGAGATTGTCGATGCCGGAGAATTTGTCGAAGTCAGTTTGATCGATGAAGAGATTCAGGCCAATGAACTCGTCATCATTGGCAGTCACTGTGCCGGGTTGGATCGTGTTGTCAGCTCGCTGCGGCAAACAGGTTGTGCAGTTTCTGTGATGCACGTGGGAAGCGAGGCCGGGTTGATGGCCGTCGAACGCGGAGAATGTGATCTCGCGGGAATTCATCTCTACGATCCACAAACCGGTCAATACAACACGCCGTATCTCAATGAGAACCTCGAGTTGATCGAAGGCTATCGGCGGATGCAGTCATTCGTATTTCGAAAAGATGATGACCGTTTCTCAGGAGCGAACAAAGACAACTTTCTTCGCAAGGTTTCCAAGCAGTCGGACTTGTCGATGGTCAATCGAAACTCCGGAAGCGGGACGAGAATTCTTATCGATCGGCTGATGTCAGAAGCAGGGATTCATCGACCTCCCGGCTATTCGATGCAAGTGAAATCGCACAACGCAGTCTCGGCCGCTGTGCTTCAAGGTCGGGCTGACTGGGGAGTTGCCATCCAATCGGTCGCAGAATCGTACGGACTGGAAACGATTCCCATTCGAAACGAGCACTTCGATTTCGTCGTCCGCCGCGAGAATCGACAAACTATTCCGATTCAACGGTTCGTCGCCGAACTTCAGAAGCCCGAACTACGCGCCAGCTTGCAGCAGATGGGGTACGAGTTTGTTACTGACAGCGAATGCAAGAATGAGTGAGTCTCAATTCACTCGATGACCAGGCGTTTGATTGTCGCTACGGATGAAGCGTTTCGCTCAAGCTGCGTTCGACTGCTCAATGGAATCTGCTTGACTGCAGTCGAGTAAATTCAGCAACAGCTGACACGTTGTTTCGGTCGCTCCCTGCTGTTCGGAGATGAGTTCTTTCGCTCGCTCTCCCATCGCGTGTGCATCGTTCGAGTTGGTAAGCGACTGTACGATAAACTCTTCAAGTTCTGAGGAAGTTGCCACTCGTTGTGCGGCATTCGCTTTGAGAAGCAGCTCGACGACTTGCCGAAAGTTTCGCGTGTTCGGACCGAAGCAGACAGGAATACCGTGAGCTGCCGGCTCGATCATGTTTTGTCCGCCGCGGTTGCCGAAGCTTCCACCGACAAACGCGACATCTGCCAATGCCCAGCAAGCTTTCAGTTCGCCGACAGTGTCGAGAAGACCAATAGCTGTTCGATGATTGTCAGAGGTTTGTTGCCGTGGTGATGATCGGCGGATGACGTGGAAGCCGCGTCGCTCGATCATCTCCGCGATTTCAGGACCGCGTTCCGGATGCCGAGGGACAATAATCAATCGGCTCTTCGGAAGCTTATCGAGCAGTCGCAGGTAAATGTCGAGGACCATTTCCTCTTCCGAGGCTTGCGTGCTTCCTGCGACCCAGACGAGTTCCGATTCCTTCAACTGAAAGAAGTCCCGCAGTTGCAGTGCGTTTGGATTGGATGGATCGATTTCGACACCATCGAATTTGATGGAACCAGTGACGTGAACGAGATCGCTTCGGCTCCCGAGTTCGACGAATCGAGTTCGCGTTTCTTCCGACTGCACTGCAACCAAAGAGAGATCCTGCAGCGACTGTTTGATCAGGCTTCGGATTTTCCGATACCCGCTAAAGCTTTGATCGCTCATGCGACCGTTGATCACAGCGACGGGAATCTTTGAGCGTGATGCTTCAGCGAGAAAGTTTGGCCAGAGTTCCAGTTCGACAAGGACGATCAGGCTGGGGCGAACACGCTTCAGTGCTTTGCGGGCGGTCCATGTGAAATCGAGTGGAAAGTAAGAAACGCGACAACCGGTGAGCTTTTCGTTCGCCACCTGAAAACCGGTTTCTGTGGTGGTTGTGACCAAGAATTCCAGCGTCGGGTTGAGCGATCTTAAGCCATCGACAATCTGCTTGAGCTGGATCACTTCGCCCACACTGACGGCATGAATCCAGATTAATGGGTGTGCGTCAGAGGTTCTGACCGGGAGTTCACCCCACAACTTTTGACGCCAGCCTTCACGGTATTTTCCGTAGCGGAATCGTCGATACAGAAGCCACGGCAGAGCGCAGAGAATCCCCGCAATGTAGACCACATTGAAGAGGATTCCTTTCACAACCGTGCTCTCAGCAGAAGAATTTTCGATCCTGCATCGCTCCAAGATGGAGTGATGCGTTCGTCCGTTGAGAACAGCATATTGGTTTAATGAAGAATCAGAAAGATCGTTTTTTGCTGGAGATGGAACGGATTCATCGCTTTCGAAGTTTGACCGACACGCTACAGTTGAACCTGTCAGCAAGAGGCGACGTTCTCGACCGGACTCCACGTTTCCGGAACTCGATCAATGATATAGCAGAGGTTTTGAAGCAAGATGTCCGAACTGTCCAAACGCCGAATTGGTGAACTCAATTGTCACATCTTCCCAGGAGATCGGACCGAGTTGCTTGTCGTGCTTTGTCATGGATTCGGAGCGCCCGGTGACGATCTCGCGCAGCTTGGTCACTATCTGAAGGGGATGCTTGGAGAAGATGGTGAGCGAGTCACGTTCGCCTTCCCGCACGCCCCAATTTCGTTGGGAGAGGGTGGTTTTGGTGACTCCCGGGCGTGGTGGCATCTTGACATGGAGCGGCTGAATCGAGCGATTTCATCTGGTGACTTCCGAGATCTGAGGCAGGAATCTCCGGCCGAACTTCCACAAGCGCGGTCGCTTCTCACTCAGACCGTGACCGAGCTCTGCACCGAATTGAATGTCCCCATCAGCCAAACTGTCGTCGGCGGTTTTTCTCAAGGTTCGATGCTGGCCACGGATTATGCGTTGCACTCGGAAGCCAAGCCCGCCGGGCTGATTGTCTGGTCAGGGACCATTCTGAATGAAGATGTCTGGCGGCCGCTGGCCCCGTCTCTCGCGAACCTGCCAATCTTCCAAAGTCATGGAACCACCGATCCGATTCTGCCCTTTGAAGCTGCTAAGTGGCTGTACAATCTCTTTGAGGAATCGGGAGCCGATGCCGATTTCCTCGAGTTCAATGGCCCTCACACGATTCCTCCAGAAGCAATCCAGAACGCGGCTGTCCTCATTAAAGATGTGCTCGACAAACTTTCAGCTCGTAGTTCGTGACTCGCGGAGTGCTACGAGTTCGTTTAAAGGTTTGGTCTCGGTCATGCATCGAAGCTGTCGCCCAGACTCAGTTGATTGAGGATTCGCAGGAATCGACTGCGAAAGATTGACAGAGAGCACTTTTCGTGGCTCGAATCCTGAGCTCGTTGACTCAACTGCGACAAGTGATTTCGATCCTGAATCTGGTGAATCGCAGCGACGAAATCATCCGGGTTGGTGCACAGAAACCCGTTTTTCCCGGATTCGATTTGCTCGCAGAATCCTCCCTTCCGATCCACAATCGGGACTGTCCCGCATCTCATCGACTCCGCGACAGTCCGCCCGAACGATTCTGAGATCGTAGGATGATGGTAGAGAAGTGCGTGCCAAGACCAGTATCTTGACCGTGCGGAGACGTCAGCAGTGATGAAGCGTGCGTTGCCCCGACAGGCATGTTGCAGCGATTCTCGTAGAGTCCCCGGAGCGCCAATAAACTCCCATTCCACGTTTTTGAAGCTTTCCGCGAGTCGCTCATAGAGAGGGATCAAGCTTTGTGGCCACTTTCGATCGTCGGGTGTGCAAATGCGACCGATGCGCAGGCTGGTTGCCGCGTTACGCGATGGATTGTCGGTGCGTTGAATCGGAATTGGAGTCGGTTGCCAGAGGACTTGAGTCGACTGAGGTGTCCGTTGATGCAGCCATTTCGAACATGCCAGATGAACGTCCGCCGCAGTCCGGGAGCCCATCGAGTGATGATATTGAATGCTGGGTGTCGATCGGATCTGCGCAACCCGATTTGGTGTCGAGTTGTGGAGGATCACTAGATCGACATTCAAATGGCGAATCATTCCGTCAGTGATTGACTTCGCGCTATGAAACTGGCAGTGCTGAAAGGCTTCAACGGTTCGCGAGTTCGGAGGCGAGAGAAAGATGACCGTGTGATCGACGTCGGGGAAGGCGAGAGTGATGGACCATGCGCACGCCGCCGTTCCCCCGCAGATTTCTCCGACGTTGCAGACTTGAGCGATTCTCATGAGCTGCTTTTGCTCGGTGAACAATTCCACTTCCTTTCGAAGTGGTTTCGATCATCGTTCCATTGTTGGGAGCGAGTTGGGAGGTCTTTCGTCGTCTGCTGACCCAGATGTTGAAGCGGAAGATTTTCAACCGTGCGAATCGCACCGTGGCCAAATTGAGCCAGGCAACGGCACTGAAGGTCGGTATCAGAAAAGTACAATTGAAGTTTCTCGTCAAAGCCGTTCAATTGAGCGAAGAACTCACGTCGAATCGCGAAGCACCACCCCGACAATAGCGAATCAATTTTCCATGCTTCACGAATTGAATCTGAAAGTTCAACGGCCGGACGTCGCTCGACACCAGTCATCACACAGGAATTGTCGGCGAGGGGATCAATCAGAGAGTCACACCAAAGGCCGGTGGTGATGACATCGTTGTTCAAGAATACGAGCATCTGGCCTCGTGCGAAGCGGGCTGCGAAGTTCCAGGACGAAGTCACACCGCTGCGGACCGGGCGACTGAGAATTGTGCAGCGTTCAATTTGAGCAGATTGCAGGGGAGCTACATCAGGCGATCCGCTTCCATCGTCCACGATCAGAATCTCAGCGAGATGCGGATGATGCTCTGTGAGAGATCGGACGCAGTTCAAGGTCAGGTCGCTGCGACCGAACTGCGCAATAATGATCGTCGTTTTGTCCACGTGGTTCTCCAGTCTTTCAATAGTCGAAAGACTGGTTGCGCAATGGTCGTCTCATCAATGCAGCGAGTATCACATGGAAGCGTCTGACAGTGGAACTCGAATCAGGACTATGAAGCGGACGAATTCGCTTCCAGAATCACAGCACTCGCCTGTCCCAATGAGGTGAAGTTCACATTGGCGAACAGCTTGTTTTGAGTGGGTTGATGTTCTCCCGAAACGACCTGAATTCCCAGCGAATCATCTGGTTCAGAGCAGTTCAGCGTTTGCGGAATCACTCCCTGATTCAATGCCAGCAGCGAAGCAGCGACTTCCAGGAATCCGGAAGCTGCTCCAGAGTTTCCGAAGTACCCCTTTAACGATGTTACGGGCATCTCGTGATCACCGAACATCTCTCGATAGCTCGCTGCTTCCGTCTGATCATCACGGACAGTGCCGAGACCGTGAGCATTAACGTGCCCAAGATCTGACGGTTGAACCTGCCCACGACGCATCGCTGAGTTGAGTGAGTTTGTGACCGCTTGACGGGTATCTGCGGTTCCATCGGGACGAGCGACACAGGACGACGCTCCAGCTAGGAACCGGCCGTAGATGGTTGCCCCTCGTGCGAGAGCGTGTTCTTCCTCTTCGAGAATCAGACAGCCAGCGCTCTCGGCGACAACTTGTCCATTCCGGTTGCGATCGAATGGTTTACAGCTTGCCGAGATATTGGCTTCGTCGTAGCCAAGTTCATCCAGCAGGCGGGCGTGCAGGGTTTTCACAGGATGCAGGCGTGTGCCTGTACCGCCCACGATCATGACTTCAGCGGCACCACGCTCGAGAATGTTCAACGCTTCCGTCATCGCCACACCGGCGGAAGCTTCGTCGATCGTTACAGAATTGTTTGGTCCTTGTGAGTCAGTGAAAATCCCGATGTGGCAAGCTGGCATGTTGGGGAGATACTTCAGCATCCACAACGGTTCCATCGCCCCCAGTCCGGTCCCACCCCATTCGCGGTAGTCAAACTCTCCGTCTTCAGAAACGCATTTTTTGCAAGCGTCGGCGAGACTATCTGGAGGGTAGTACATCAGGTTGGCGCCGTATTCGACGCCGATGCGCGAATGGTCGATTGAGTCCATATCGATCCCGGAATCGCGGAGGGCCATCAATGCCGCAGCTGCGCCCATCTGGACCTCTCGACACATCACTTTGATGCTCTTTTTCTGGTCCTTTTCCGTGAAGTACTCTTTCTTCAGAGACTTCTCGTTGAATTCCGGAATTTCTCCTCCGACACCATGAAAAGCGACATGGCGGTCTTCGGACTCGACCATCCCGATGCCCGACTGGGAGGCATTGAGCGCCGTCCAGAAGTTTTCACGTCCGATTCCAATTGGCGACACGACGCCAATACCGGTGACGACGACTCGTCGCTGCTTGGTCTGTGAACTCATTGCTGGAATTGTCTTAGATCTGTCTGCCAGGGAATTGTCAATGAATCCACAAACGCCGGACCTGGCGAACCAGCGTCTATCAATGTTATCGGTAATTCTGAGACTCGAAGCGGAGAGCCTGTCGCTCTTGCCGGCGTTCTCTCTTGATCTGTTGGGATCACCGTTTCAGACGGTCAACTCAGGAAGGGATTTCTGTGATTGACCGCAATAATCATCGTACTCTGACGATGTGATTTCCTTCAAAAGATTGCCATATCGGGAGCATCCCGGAAAGTTCTCCGGCTCCTCCCAAACAATTGTGCGAAATCAGAATAACTCGAATCGTAACGAGATGGTAATCAGCGACAACCTGTTATTCCATGCTTCCGCTGTCTCGCAGCCTCGGATCGGTCGCTTCCTGCAGCCCTTCGCCGATCAGATTGTAAGCCAAAACGGTGAGAAAAATGGCGAAACCGGGGAAGAGAATGAGCCACCAGTCTTCCAGATTCTGTCGGCCTGAGTTCAGCAATTTTCCCCAACTTGGGGAATTCGCCGGGCCGAAACCGAGGAAACTGAGGGCAGACTCGATGAGAATCGCAGCTGCAATTCCGAAAGTGATCGGCACGAGAACGGGGGCGAGGGCATTCGGAAGCAGGTATTTGAACATGATTCGGATGTGCCCGACTCCCAGGACACGGGCTGCCGAGACGAAGTCCATCGTTTTCAGCTTCAAGAACTCCGCCCGAGTCAGGCGGGCGATCCCCGTCCAGCCGGTCGCTCCGATAACTGCCATCATGTGCCAGATGGTCCGCTCGTTGATGACCGCGACGAGCGCCAGAATCAGAACCAGCGTCGGAATACACATCACGACTTCGATGAGTCGGCTGATCAGAGAATCGGTCCATCCTCCAAAATAGCCAGCGAGTCCGCCGAGAGTGATCCCGATAACTGAGGCAATTCCCATCGACACGAAACCGACAAGTAGAGCTGTCCGCGTTCCGTGAACCATCTGCGAAAAGACATCCGTCGCTTTCGAATCCGTCCCGAACCAGTTAATCGAATTCGGAGCGGAGCTTTGAGGTGTGCGTGGATATCCGGGCCACTCATCCGGATCGAGGGGACGATTCGGGTCGCTGAAGTGCAGCGGCCAGATCGCCCAGCTGTCAGGATCGTTTTCCTTCAAGTTGTCGTGATAGTTCCCGAAGAAGTTTTCGCTGAGGAAAGTTGCTTCGAATCGAGGCGAGTAGTAGCCGAGCATCGGGAAGTAGATTTCCCCTTTGTACTTGCACACGATCGGTTTGCTTCCGGAAATCGCCGGTGCAAAGAGGGCCACAATCGAGAGAAACAGCACGAAGCCCAGACTGAGCATCGCAAGTTTGCGCTGACGAAACTGCCGCCAGGCTTCTTTCCAGAAGCTTGGAGATTTCGGGATCGATTTCAGTTCCGTGATCTGTGGTTCCGTCATGAAAATTCCGAAGCACTGCGGGACAGGCAAAGCATCAGTGACTAGAGCAAGTTGCTCTTTCCGGTGCACTCACTTGCGCGGTCTCACTTAGAAAAAGCTGAGCTTGCTCGTGCGAGTGAGTGCAAACCAAGTTTGAGAATGTTCTAGTTATTGTCGAGTCGTACTCTTGGGTCGACGACTGCGTAAAACACATCCGCCAACAACTGGGAAATGAGAGTCATCACCGAATAAACGAGCGTGATTCCCATTACAACGGGGTAATCCCGTTCACTGATCGATTGGAGAAGTTCCAGACCCATTCCCGGCCAGGAAAAAATCCCTTCAATAATCACTGATCCACTCACGAGGGTTGGCAGCGTCAGTCCGACCAGCGTGACGAACGGGATGAGCGTGTTTCGAAAGGCGTGTTCCCACATCACGCGTCGTGGAGACAAGCCTTTGGCTTTTGCCGTCCGAATGTAATCCTGCCGAAGCACTTCCTGCAGGTTGGCTCGGACGAATCGAGAATCGTAGGCGAGGCTTCCGTAAGTCAGACAGATGACTGGAAGGAATGCATGCCACAGATAGTCGAAGATTTGATTGGCCGACGACAACGAGTTGTGATTGTTGCTTTGAATTCCCTCGAGCGGAAACCATTCCCAGTAAACCGCTAACCAGAGTTGAAGGAAGAGCGCTGCGACGAAACTCGGCAGCGAATAAAGCATGTAAAGAATCGTGCTGAGAATTCGTTCGTTCGTCGATCCGGCATTGGCTCCCGCGTAAATTCCGAGTGGAATGGACAGGAGAAAGGCCAGAAACAGCGACGGAACCGACAACAGCAATGTTGGTCCG
The sequence above is drawn from the Thalassoglobus sp. JC818 genome and encodes:
- a CDS encoding beta-ketoacyl-[acyl-carrier-protein] synthase family protein, with product MSSQTKQRRVVVTGIGVVSPIGIGRENFWTALNASQSGIGMVESEDRHVAFHGVGGEIPEFNEKSLKKEYFTEKDQKKSIKVMCREVQMGAAAALMALRDSGIDMDSIDHSRIGVEYGANLMYYPPDSLADACKKCVSEDGEFDYREWGGTGLGAMEPLWMLKYLPNMPACHIGIFTDSQGPNNSVTIDEASAGVAMTEALNILERGAAEVMIVGGTGTRLHPVKTLHARLLDELGYDEANISASCKPFDRNRNGQVVAESAGCLILEEEEHALARGATIYGRFLAGASSCVARPDGTADTRQAVTNSLNSAMRRGQVQPSDLGHVNAHGLGTVRDDQTEAASYREMFGDHEMPVTSLKGYFGNSGAASGFLEVAASLLALNQGVIPQTLNCSEPDDSLGIQVVSGEHQPTQNKLFANVNFTSLGQASAVILEANSSAS
- a CDS encoding ABC transporter permease, which translates into the protein MTEPQITELKSIPKSPSFWKEAWRQFRQRKLAMLSLGFVLFLSIVALFAPAISGSKPIVCKYKGEIYFPMLGYYSPRFEATFLSENFFGNYHDNLKENDPDSWAIWPLHFSDPNRPLDPDEWPGYPRTPQSSAPNSINWFGTDSKATDVFSQMVHGTRTALLVGFVSMGIASVIGITLGGLAGYFGGWTDSLISRLIEVVMCIPTLVLILALVAVINERTIWHMMAVIGATGWTGIARLTRAEFLKLKTMDFVSAARVLGVGHIRIMFKYLLPNALAPVLVPITFGIAAAILIESALSFLGFGPANSPSWGKLLNSGRQNLEDWWLILFPGFAIFLTVLAYNLIGEGLQEATDPRLRDSGSME
- a CDS encoding ABC transporter permease; protein product: MISFLVRRIAIGVVTLMLITFIIFGLIRNMPGTPITMDLQDPEVQFSEERIAQLEAAYGLDKPWPLAYVHWLGNAVQGDLGRSYKQKIGVTRVIYDRLGPTLLLSVPSLFLAFLLSIPLGIYAGANAGSTNERILSTILYMLYSLPSFVAALFLQLWLAVYWEWFPLEGIQSNNHNSLSSANQIFDYLWHAFLPVICLTYGSLAYDSRFVRANLQEVLRQDYIRTAKAKGLSPRRVMWEHAFRNTLIPFVTLVGLTLPTLVSGSVIIEGIFSWPGMGLELLQSISERDYPVVMGITLVYSVMTLISQLLADVFYAVVDPRVRLDNN